Part of the Archangium lipolyticum genome, GGTGGGCTCGCGCGCCTTCGACGGAATCGTCCATCGCCACCAGGGCGCCACCCTCTTGGAGCTCGAGCCGGTACGGCCCATGACTGAGGGGAAAGATGGGTGGTCCCTCCAGCGACTCCTCCAGCGGGCCCTCGCCCGGTTGCAGGCGGCGGAGAACCTGCGCGAGCTCTGCGACACGGCCGCCGCCGAGGTGCGCCGGCTCACGGGGTTCGAGCGGGTCACGATCTACCGCTTCGATGAGGAGGACAATGGCGAGGTCCTGTCCGAGGACAAGCTGGAGGGCCTGGATGCGTATCTCGGCCTTCATTATCCCGCCTCGGACATCCCCCAGCAGGCACGCCGGCTCTACCTGCTCAACTGGCTGCGCATCATCCCCGACAGGGAGTACAGGCCCGCGCCCATCCTTCCCAGCCTCCGGCCTGACAACCAGCAGCCCCTCGACTTGAGCTTCTCCGTGCTCCGGAGTGTCTCGCCCATTCATATCGAGTACATGCGGAACCTGGGCCTCCGCGCCTCCATGAGCATTTCCCTCGTCCATGGGGAAAGGCTCTGGGGATTGATTTCCTGCGGGAACCATTCCTCGCCAAGGTTCCTCCCTTACGAGCTGCGGGCCGCGTGTGAGCTCATCGGCCGCATCACCTCTCAGCTGATAGGAGCCATGGTGGAGCTCGAGAAGGTGGAGCTCCGCAAGAAGCTGCGTGGGCACCAGGAGCGCCTGGTGGAAGCAATGCGGGCCGAAGAGGAAGAGGCCCTCGCCGGTCTCGTCAAGCAGCCAGCGGAGCTGCTGGGGCTCGCGGGAGCGAGCGGCGCGGCCGTGTTCCGCGAAGGCAGGTGCTGGACAGTGGGGCGTGTCCCTCCAGAATCGGCCATCGAGGGCCTCGTCGAGTGGCTGCGCGAGACGGTCAAGGAGGGCCTCTTCCACACCAGGGCCCTGCCTGGCCTCTACCCGCCAGCGGAGGCATTCAAGGAGGTCGCCAGCGGCCTGCTCGCGATCTCCCTTCCCAAGCCCGCCCCCGACTACGTCCTGTGGTTCCGGCCGGAGGTCATCCAGACGGTGAACTGGGGAGGTGACCCCACCAAGCCCGTCGAGCGGGAGGGACAGGAGCTACGCCTCCACCCGCGCCGCTCGTTCGAGCTGTGGAAGGAGGTCGTCCGCTCGACCTCGCCGCCGTGGACGCCGGCCGAGGTGGAAGCCGCCGCGGACCTGAGGCGCTACGCCATCGAGATGGACCTGGGGCATCAGGTGCTTCGGGAGCAGAAGGCCGTCCAGGCCAGGGACGACCTGGTGGCGGTCGTCTCGCACGATTTGAAGAACCCGCTCGGGGTCATCCATCTCCAGGTAGGGTCCATCCTCCGGGCCTTGCCTCTGGACCGCGAAGGCCCCTGGCGGCGGCTCCAGAACTCAGCCGAGCGCATCCAGCACGCGACGGAGCGGATGAACACCCTCATCCGGGACCTGCTCG contains:
- a CDS encoding ATP-binding protein, producing MKTDTSLPGQAVDLTNCAKEPIHIPGAIQPHGVLFALHEPALTVAQVSANVADVLGIEPELLLGRPLENLLDATSLGLLTEALRSDRPQENNPFPVTVGSRAFDGIVHRHQGATLLELEPVRPMTEGKDGWSLQRLLQRALARLQAAENLRELCDTAAAEVRRLTGFERVTIYRFDEEDNGEVLSEDKLEGLDAYLGLHYPASDIPQQARRLYLLNWLRIIPDREYRPAPILPSLRPDNQQPLDLSFSVLRSVSPIHIEYMRNLGLRASMSISLVHGERLWGLISCGNHSSPRFLPYELRAACELIGRITSQLIGAMVELEKVELRKKLRGHQERLVEAMRAEEEEALAGLVKQPAELLGLAGASGAAVFREGRCWTVGRVPPESAIEGLVEWLRETVKEGLFHTRALPGLYPPAEAFKEVASGLLAISLPKPAPDYVLWFRPEVIQTVNWGGDPTKPVEREGQELRLHPRRSFELWKEVVRSTSPPWTPAEVEAAADLRRYAIEMDLGHQVLREQKAVQARDDLVAVVSHDLKNPLGVIHLQVGSILRALPLDREGPWRRLQNSAERIQHATERMNTLIRDLLDLAKIEAGRFVIEPAPEELESLLEECLEILRPLAEQKRLSISQRVSHPEVLIRVDRDRIFQVLSNLIGNAIKFTPEGGSIQLTIDLVGKAVRFAVKDTGPGISAEQLPHLFNRYWQAKKRAREGTGLGLYIAKGIIEAHGGQLWAESQVGSGSIFFFTLPVATWP